The nucleotide sequence AGTAGCGGTCGCTGTAGAAACGTATTTGCTGATGCAGGGCAGCCAGACGTTCCTTTAGTTCAGGGAGCGGCCAAGGCGGCGCCGGGTTGATAGACAGGCCCAGGCTTTTGCAGGCAATGCCAAGCAGTTCCCGAAACTGGGCGATGCTACTGACGCGCTGGCGCAATTCTGGTCGCCACAGGTCCGGCCAGTCCTGGGGTTGCCAAGGGAGCACATCCCGCCGGTAGGCTAGCACCGTCATGCCCCAGCGGTAGGGTAGCCAATCCGGTTGGCCCCGATGTTGGGCTATCCCCTGCCAGGGGGGCGGCAACTCCGACCAGCGCGCCGGCATGGGCAGAGGAGACAAACGCCCCTGCGTCCGTGCCTGGTCCAACCAGGCCAGCCCCAAACCCACCACATCCGGCGGTCGGGGAACGGTCAATTGCCGGTACAGGTCCGGGAGTTGGTCGTGGCTGCGCACCTGCAAAGGGTGACGACGGCGAAACCGACGCAACCACACCGGGGGCAAGCTGTTTTTCAACAGATGCACCTGCAACCCACTGGCCCGTTCGATGACTGTGCAACCGGTCAACCAGGCCATACCCCCCGCCAATAGCCACCGTCGCGTCCGCACCCTTGTTTCCAGCCCCAGGAGTGACTTCCTAACCATTATTGACAAATGGGAGTGACGACCGGATGATGGGTGGTGCAAACCCGGTCTGGTGAACAATTATGCGTAGGCGGGTTGGTTTAGCAGTGTTAGGGGCACTGGCGGTCACGGCCTGTCAGCGGCAGACAGCGCCCACCGTGATCACCCAACCCCGTATTCGCTGGCGGGTAGCGACCAGTTGGCCCACGTCCCTAGATACCTTGTTTGGCGGGGTGCGCTACCTGGCCGATCAGGTGAAACAACTTACCGACGGGCGTTTTACCCTGACCCCCTTTGCCGCCGGGGAGATCGTGCCGGGGTTGCAGGTGTTGGATGCGGTGCGGGCAGGAACCGTGGAAGCCGGTCATACTGCCAGTTACTACTACCTGGGTCAAAATTCGGCGCTGGTGTTCGGCACCGGGTTGCCCTTCGGGTTGACCGCCCAGCAACAAAACGCCTGGTGGTACGCCGGGGGGGGATTAGCCGCCATGCAGGAGTTATATCGGGATTTCGGCGTCATTACCTTTCCGGCAGGCAACACCGGTGCCCAGATGGGGGGGTGGTTTCGGCGCGAGGTCAACTCCCTCCAGGACTTGCAGGGCTTGAAGATGCGCCTGCCCGGCTTGGGAGGCAAAGTTATGGCCCAGATGGGGGTCAATGTGCAGGTCCTGCCCGGGAGTGAACTGTTTTTGGCCCTGGAGCGGGGGGCGCTGGATGCAGCAGAATGGGTGGGTCCTTACGATGACCGGCGTTTAGGCTTGCCCCGGGCAGCCCGTTACTATTACTACCCCGGCTGGTGGGAACCCGGTCCCTCCCTGGAACTGCTGGTGAACCTACGGGCTTGGCAACAACTGCCTTCCGCCTATCAGCAGGCTTTGGTTGCAGCGGCCCAAGCCACCAATGCCTACATCCTGGCCCAGTACGAAGCCCGTAACCAGCAGGCTTTGCAGCAACTGGTGACCGAGGGGGTGCAATTGCGCCGCTATAGCGACGACATCCTCCGGCGGGCCTGGCAAATCACCCAGGATTTACTGGCCGACCAAAGCCGCCGCGAACCCACCTTTCGCCAACTCTACGCGTCCTGGCAAATGTTCCGTCGCGAGGGCCTCCGCTGGGCCAATTTGGATTCCCTGCCTGTGATCATGGCTTTTGCCCAGCTCGACCGACCGACTTGAGCATCCACCTGCCATAATGGAGCGGAGCGGGGTTACCCCCTGATGCCTAGCCAGAAACCTGACCGCTAGGGGGAGCGTCTCTACAGGTGATGAGGTCGTCAAGGAAAGCTGGTATGAAGCCAAAGGTGTGGTGGGGTGCCGTGATACCGCTACTGTTGCTGGCGGGACCGGCTTACGCTAGGGAACCGGTTGGGGCCATTGCCATTGGCAGCCGGGGGCGCTTTGGCTATAGCTATGACTGGAGCAATGCTGTCCAGGCCAACCAGCGGGCCTTGCAGGAGTGCGGCAGTCCCGATTGCAGGGTAGTGTTGACCTTCAACGGCGGTTGTGGGGCCATCGCGGAAGGACAAGGACGGTTGGGTACAGGCACCGGCAAGACCCGGCAACTGGCGGAACAGGCAGCCCTTAAGATGTGCAACGACCCCACCTGTCAGGTAACCGTTTGGGCCTGTAATTCGCCCCGCTGATGACCCCTTCCCTGGCCCGGCGGATTATTGTGGCCCTGGATGTGGCCGACGGGGAGAGTGCCCTGGCCTGGGTGGACCGCCTGCCCCAGGTGCAGTGGTGGAAGGTGGGTTTGGAGTTATTTACCGCCGCCGGTCCGGGGATCCTCCGGGAACTGAAAGCCCGGCAAAAGTCCATCTTTCTCGACCTGAAGTACCACGACATTCCCCGCACCATCGCCCGGGCTTGTCGAGTGGCCGCCCACTACGGTGTGGATCTGCTGACTTTGCATGCCACTGCCGGTTCCGCCGCCTTGACCGCCGCCCAAGGTGCCATTGCCGGCTCTGGTCTCCGACTGATTGCCGTGACGTTGCTCACCAGCATCGACCAGGAGCAATTGCGCCGGGAATGGGCTACCCCCTGGACAACCACTGAGTACGTGTTGCACTGGGCGCGGCTGGCGCACCAGTCCGGGTTGGCGGGTGTGGTCTGCTCCCCCCAGGAGGTTGCCCAGGTGAAACAAACCTTGGGGCCGGATTTTTTATGTGTTTGTCCGGGAATTCGTTGGCTGGAGGAAGATGAGGATGACCAACGCCGCACCTGGACGCCCCAGGCTGCCCTGGCCGCTGGTGCTGACTTCCTGGTGATTGGCCGTCCCCTGCTCCAAGCGGCCCGCCCCGAACAGGTGTGGCAAAGGTTGATGCAGATGGAAACCTGACCCCTAATTTGGCTCTGGAATTAACTTTTTGCTTACCCCGACTTAATATGACCTTAATTTGGAAGGTTTAAGATAAAAATTTATGGTCAGCAAGCTACTGCTGGGGGTGTTGTGGATGGAGCTTATCGAGGGCAAATTTTTATCGCGGGATAGGCCGGAGGAACGGTGGTTTGAGGGGTTTAATTTCTCTTAAGTTTTTAGGGTTTACCCTCTGGGAATCTCTGGCTAGAATGAAGGTGGCCAGCTATTTTTAAACCTATGGAATCAGGGGTTGAGGTTCCCCATTGGCAGCGTCCGTTGGCGGGCCATGTCACGCTGTACGACCCGGCTGATCCCTCGGTGTCTTGGCATGCCTATTTGGGGCCAACAGGGACGCGTCTGCACTATGTCTGTAGTGGGGTGGGACGGGCGGAGCGGTTTCATTGTTTGATGCAGTTGTTGTTCCCGAAGCTGCGGGACTGGGTCTTGCCGCCGGATCAGGATGAATACAGCTTTCTTTACCAGCAGGCCCAGCGGGGCGGTATGACCCTGGCCGAGGTACGGCAGATTTTGTTGCGGTTGATGCAGGAGGCCTTGACCCATTTTCTGGTGTTGTGGCAGCACAAGTCGCAGCAGGTAAAACGGGAAGACCACCCCCGCCTTCCCCTTAATCCCATCCTGCTGGCGGTCAATTGGACGGATGTGGCCCAATCGGTGGAGAAGGAGGTGAAAATTTGGGCGAATGTGCGCTACCGGGTGCCGTCGCCTTTGGCGCGGTTCCATTTGCCGCCAGGAAAGGTGAATCAGTTATATGAGTTCTGGTCGGTCTGCCCCCGGGAGAGTTATTTGGCGAAGTTACCGTCGCTCCAAGTCCAGCGTTGTGTGGAGTTGTTCAGCCGGAATGCCTGTGGCTATGAGTTGGCGCAGGAGTTGCAGGTGAGTCCAGCCCAGGCGGTGCAGTGTGTGTTGCCCCTGTTGCAGGCGGGTATTGTGCTGGTGCGTCCGTTTCAAGTGCTGGAGCCACCGAAGAAATTGGGGCCAAAGGTGGCCTGTGTAGACGACAGCCCGGCGATTTTGTCCAGCGTGACTCAGATTTTGCAGCGCAGCGGCTATGAGGTGATTCCGATTGTCGATCCCCGGCAGGTGCTGCCGACTTTGGCGCAGGAGAAACCGGCGCTGGTGTTGCTGGATGTGCTGATGCCGGAGTTGAACGGTTATGAACTGTGTAAGTTGATCCGCCAGCACCCGGAATTGCGCCATATCCCTATCATCTTTCTGACGGGGAAAGATGGCCTGGTGGACAAGATGCGCGCCCGGCTGCTGGGGGTGCGGGAGTACTTGACGAAACCGGTGGATGCGGAACAGCTCCGCCAATGTGTACAGCAGGTCTTAGCCCAAGTGTGATGCGCCGGCGATGGAACCTTTGCCCCGGTTGGTGTTGGTGGTGGAAGATGGGATAGCCGAACAACGGTTGATGGTGGCCCTGTTGCAGCGGGCGGGGTACAAGGCGGTGGGGCAACCCTCAGCGGAGGCGGCCTGGGCCTGGTTGGAAACCCACGGGGCACCGGCGTTGGTGGTGGTGGATATTGGGTTGCCTGGGGAAAGTGGGCTGGAATTGTGCCGGCGCATTCGGGCGCACCCCGATTGGCGGACGTTACCGGTGGTGATTTGTAGCTGCCGGGACCGTGAGGCCGATAAGTTTTGGTCCAAGCGGCAAGGGGCCACCGATTATTTGACCAAACCCTACACACCGCAGCAGTTGGTGAACCTGGTGCAACGCTATGTCCCCTAAAACGCCTACGGAAACCTATGTGGTGGTGCGCCTGGGGGAAACGGTGCGCCTGGGATTACCGCAACGGGTGGTGCGGGAGGCCCTGGATATGGCGGGGATAGTGGTGTCCCCCATGCCGGGAGCGCCGCCGATTTTTCGGGGTATTACCAACCTGCGGGGGGCGTTTCTGTGGGTTCTGGATGCGGCGGCCTGGCTACGGCAGTTAGAACCGGCTTTGGCTTTGCCCCAGACGCCGGGCCGGGAAGGATTGGTGGTGACCGTGGGGGAGCGGACGTTCATCATGACCATTCAGGGCCGAGAGGGGTTTTTATCGGTTACACCGGCGGACCGACAGCCCTTGCCCCGTTTGCGCCACCACCACCTGTTCCCGGCCATGACCCGTTGGGAAGATAAGCCGGTTGTGTTGCTGGACCCCACGGCCTGGTTGCAGGCGTTGTATCAATCCGCGGAGAGGTGAACCATGACATCTTCCCCCACGCCGTCGCCTGAATGGATGACCCAACCCCCCGACGAGGTGCCTGTGACCTGGGAACAGCCGGAAACGTCGGTGGACTCTGACCCTTTACTGACGTTGTATTTGCAGGGGCAGGACGCCTGGGAACGGGGGGACGGCCAGGAGGCGCGGCGGTTGTGGCAACAGGTGGTGGAACGGGACCCCCAGGGCACCTACGGACAGGCTGCTCAAGCCGCGTTGCAGGAATTGCCGCCGCCTTTGGTGGTGGAACCCTGGCCGGTGCCGACTGCCCAGGCTGGCTGGCGGGTCTGGTGGCAGCGGTGGCCGTTTCGGCGGAAGTTGGCGACGATTCTCCTGGTCTGGACGACGGTGCCGGTGGTGCTTTTGACCCAACTGCAGGTACACTCGGTGCGCCAGACGGGGCGGGAGAAGTTTGCAACCAGCCTGCAGCAAGGGGTGACTACCCTGCAGGAAGAGTACGTGGAGTGGTTGTTGAGTGAATGTCAAGCCCAAGCGGAGACGGTGGCGCGGTTGTTGCGGCGGAACCCGCGGTTGATG is from Gloeomargarita sp. SRBZ-1_bins_9 and encodes:
- a CDS encoding DUF4189 domain-containing protein, coding for MKPKVWWGAVIPLLLLAGPAYAREPVGAIAIGSRGRFGYSYDWSNAVQANQRALQECGSPDCRVVLTFNGGCGAIAEGQGRLGTGTGKTRQLAEQAALKMCNDPTCQVTVWACNSPR
- a CDS encoding extracellular solute-binding protein — translated: MRTRRWLLAGGMAWLTGCTVIERASGLQVHLLKNSLPPVWLRRFRRRHPLQVRSHDQLPDLYRQLTVPRPPDVVGLGLAWLDQARTQGRLSPLPMPARWSELPPPWQGIAQHRGQPDWLPYRWGMTVLAYRRDVLPWQPQDWPDLWRPELRQRVSSIAQFRELLGIACKSLGLSINPAPPWPLPELKERLAALHQQIRFYSDRYYIQPLVVGDVWVAIGWSSDLLPVSRRYPHIAVVVPTSGSAIWADGWVVPAQRPLSLAARDWLNFAWEPEQVQALHTQGMAFSPLGQPLGPHEFWSPLDSAAQRAYQSLRQWWRQLPLATRGYHQDAHNRPTRLL
- a CDS encoding response regulator gives rise to the protein MEPLPRLVLVVEDGIAEQRLMVALLQRAGYKAVGQPSAEAAWAWLETHGAPALVVVDIGLPGESGLELCRRIRAHPDWRTLPVVICSCRDREADKFWSKRQGATDYLTKPYTPQQLVNLVQRYVP
- a CDS encoding chemotaxis protein CheW, which produces MSPKTPTETYVVVRLGETVRLGLPQRVVREALDMAGIVVSPMPGAPPIFRGITNLRGAFLWVLDAAAWLRQLEPALALPQTPGREGLVVTVGERTFIMTIQGREGFLSVTPADRQPLPRLRHHHLFPAMTRWEDKPVVLLDPTAWLQALYQSAER
- the dctP gene encoding TRAP transporter substrate-binding protein DctP, producing MRRRVGLAVLGALAVTACQRQTAPTVITQPRIRWRVATSWPTSLDTLFGGVRYLADQVKQLTDGRFTLTPFAAGEIVPGLQVLDAVRAGTVEAGHTASYYYLGQNSALVFGTGLPFGLTAQQQNAWWYAGGGLAAMQELYRDFGVITFPAGNTGAQMGGWFRREVNSLQDLQGLKMRLPGLGGKVMAQMGVNVQVLPGSELFLALERGALDAAEWVGPYDDRRLGLPRAARYYYYPGWWEPGPSLELLVNLRAWQQLPSAYQQALVAAAQATNAYILAQYEARNQQALQQLVTEGVQLRRYSDDILRRAWQITQDLLADQSRREPTFRQLYASWQMFRREGLRWANLDSLPVIMAFAQLDRPT
- the pyrF gene encoding orotidine-5'-phosphate decarboxylase codes for the protein MTPSLARRIIVALDVADGESALAWVDRLPQVQWWKVGLELFTAAGPGILRELKARQKSIFLDLKYHDIPRTIARACRVAAHYGVDLLTLHATAGSAALTAAQGAIAGSGLRLIAVTLLTSIDQEQLRREWATPWTTTEYVLHWARLAHQSGLAGVVCSPQEVAQVKQTLGPDFLCVCPGIRWLEEDEDDQRRTWTPQAALAAGADFLVIGRPLLQAARPEQVWQRLMQMET
- a CDS encoding response regulator, whose translation is MESGVEVPHWQRPLAGHVTLYDPADPSVSWHAYLGPTGTRLHYVCSGVGRAERFHCLMQLLFPKLRDWVLPPDQDEYSFLYQQAQRGGMTLAEVRQILLRLMQEALTHFLVLWQHKSQQVKREDHPRLPLNPILLAVNWTDVAQSVEKEVKIWANVRYRVPSPLARFHLPPGKVNQLYEFWSVCPRESYLAKLPSLQVQRCVELFSRNACGYELAQELQVSPAQAVQCVLPLLQAGIVLVRPFQVLEPPKKLGPKVACVDDSPAILSSVTQILQRSGYEVIPIVDPRQVLPTLAQEKPALVLLDVLMPELNGYELCKLIRQHPELRHIPIIFLTGKDGLVDKMRARLLGVREYLTKPVDAEQLRQCVQQVLAQV